TACATTGAAGCCGCATGCATGAGAGTAGGTAGAGGTCAACGGGGGCGCCGCGAGATGGATTGGGCAAGCGCTCAGTCTCCGTCAGGCAAACCCCTCAAGCTAGCCAGCCTGACATTCCTCAAGGATGGACCGGATCCTAACATGCCATGCCTCTCAAAAATTCCGAGGAACGTGCTTCGCTCCCCGCCAGCTTCACCTCGCCATGTGATCTATCATCACCGTCTCGATCCATCTGTTCACTATATATCGAGCGAGATCGATGGATCGATCGCGAAAGGCGGCAAAGAAACCAGCAGAAACAAGCTAAGATTCGTTGCAGCAGATAGGTAGCCATGGcactgccgtcgtcgtcgtcttcttgTATGCATCGCATCCTGGTGTTGGCGTTGCTTGCAATGGCAATGGCGCCGGCCAAGGAAGCGACGGCGTACCTGTACGACGACCTCAAGCTCAGTTGGGGCTCCGGCTGCAGCTACTTCTACAtggacggcggcgacgtcgacgcgCTCGCGCTTTGCCTCCACCGCTCCAGCGGCTCCGGGTTCAGCTCCAACGCCTCCTACCTCTACGCCCGCTACGACATGGACATCAAGCTCGTCGCTAACGACTCCGCCGGCACCGTCGCCACCTTCTACGTAAGTAGCAGTCCTCCTTCCCTACCCCCTGCCGCGCCACGGCATGTCTTCGCCGGGGCGCGGTGACCGCGGTCACCATGGACGCAATATTCTTCAGTCCTGCCGCCGCCTAGACGACGCTGTGCTCATGCTGGGTTACTGAACGAACCAACGGCATGTCACTGCAGCTGCTGCCGGACGACGTGCCATGGGAGTACCACGACGAGGTGGACATggagttcctcggcaacgccacCGGCGAGCCGTACACGCTGCACACCAACGTCTACGtcaacggcgccggcggccgcgagcaGCAGTTCCAGCTCTGGTTCGACCCCACCGAGGACTTCCACACCTACTCCATCGAGTGGAACCCCAAGTACATCATGtaagcgtcgtcgtcgtctcggCCGAACTGCCTCGACCTCGCTCCTCTCAATCTCACCACCATCACCTATAAATTGTTGCTCGGCAGATTCCTCGTCGACGACACGCCGATCCGCGCGTACAGGAACGACCGGGCGCGCGGCGTGCCGTTCCCGACGTGGCAGCGGATGCGGGCGGAGGGGAGCCTGTGGGACGCCGAGGAGTGGGCGACGCAGGGCGGCCGCGTGAAGACGGACTGGGCGCAGGCGCCCTTCTACGCCTACTACCGCAACTTCCGCGTCACGCCGTGCGTGCCGTCCCCCGGCGTCGCCTGGTGCGGCGACGAGCCGCCGGAGTCGGCTTGGTTCGACCAgcggctcgacgccgccgcgctgcaGCGGGTGCAGGCGGCGAACATGATCTACGACTACTGCGTGGATCAGAAGCGGTTCAAGGACACGGGGTTCCCAGTGGAATGCTCCACGGCTTAGCTTGACTCGTCGTGTTCACTGCTTGTACATTTGACTATTCCATCCTAGAATTTTTTAATTCTTTCGAACATCAATATCCTATACAATTTTTTACATCTCTCTTTTATAAGATGTAACATTTATTTTCTGGTCAAAGCTGGAGCACcatgttctttttcttttttattaaaTATTGGAAGCAttttttgtgcaaattttctATGCGGGGGATATTTGTTTGTCCATACGTTCAATACTCATATTCATCAATGTTTTATTTTTAGCATTGTTGTTTGAATTTTGCTTCGATTGATATGTATGTGGTGGTGTGTTTGCAGAGTTTGGTTCAAATGGTTTTTATGTTTTAAGTTGTTGACAGGTTAGACTTGgtgttatatatatagtttAGATCAGGCAAATCTATTCTACTTCAATTCCTCTAGCTATTTATGCTTGTCAGTTCTGTATAGGAGAGTATATAATACTCCTTATACGAAATATCAATAATTTTAGATGCATGTGAGGGAGTGTGAGGGCTTGTGGAGCGGGAGCACGGTCCATGAGGCTCCATGTGAAGTGATTGACTGCATTTTGTTAGGCTTTTTTTTACCCTGGAAGTGCCTCGAACATAGCTAAACCCACGGCGTGATCTAGACTTTACGAACTAATCTCAACCTCCGAATTCGCATCGTCAAACTCTAAAGTGAAGCTCTTACATTTAGTCAGCTTGCGAAAAATGGCCGATATAGACCTACTACCAAATTAAGATTGACGGTACGAGGATCCTAAGCCCTAACCAATTATCTTACTAGAATTCTGGTCCTCCCCTCGCCTACCTCCTCCTCCCAGCGTCTCTTTCATTGGCACCCGGCGCGTTGCCATGCTTCGGGCCCTGGTAGGCACAAGCACGCCGGGCCGCCGGGCCCATCGTCATGCCCGTGTCGTGCAATGCCTGGCCGCAGTGGTGGTCTGACGTGCGGGTACAGCACGACACGATTAGCCGACCGTACCTTGGCATTCCATGCCGTGCCGAGCCATGCTCATGTTGTGTCGTGCCATGCCGTGAGGCAAGTTTGGCCATCTGTATGTATATCCAACCGGCAAACTTAGGCAGCCCACATCAATCTCTTCTAGCTAGAGATTAAATCAAAATTAGGTTTGTCCATTTATTATTTCAGTTCCTAGTTTTTGAATATTGAAAATATGTATTTTCAAGGCTGAGTAATAAATTAAATCATAATAATTCCATCGAACGATCGGAGCGTCTCAATTGTAGCATGGCATCAGTTGATAGGCTCAAGACACATTTGCAGCTGCATAATGGGTGTTTATTGGGTTCAACACTATTGTTTCCCCGctaataaataaaaaactacaATGGCACGGTGGATTTGTTTAATCCTTCTATTATGCCTAGGTTATTTCAAATTTACACGGTTTATAGGCAGATGCGTTTTAGGATCCATTGCAAATTTAGCTGCATGTGCAGCTCACAACACTTGCCTGCACATGTATCATCTGCAGGGAATTTCTATTCCGGGACACGAAGCATATGGTACATGTGCCTTACCTAAGCACGgaggtagctagctagctaactCTCATGAAGGTAACCTCAGGTGAGCCAGCTTGAATTCGCATAGATCCTGACATGCCATGGCATGGCTCTGATCAGGCACTCCAAGGAACACGCACGCCCTGTTCATATAAAAATGGAACCCGCGCCCGAATCGATCGAAAAAATAGCAGCaagcgcaagaagaacaaggagaTCGATCAGAGGTTGGTTTCTCGATCGGCCTTGGTTGGGTTGCCGACCGAATTAGCTAGGTAGCCATGGTGGCATGGTTGCCATCTTCTTGTTGCCATCCtatggctgcggcggcgttgcttctgacggcaatggcggcggcacCAGCGTTCGTGGCGTTGCTGCACGACGACGTCGAGCCGATGTGGGGCGCGGACCACATCTCCTTCCACACCGGCCGCGACGGCGTCGAGACGCTCGCGCTCCGCCTCGACAAGGACCACGGCTCGGGGTTCCGCTCCAAGCGCGCCTACCGCTTCGCCCGCTACGACATCGACCTCAAGCTCGTGGCCAACGACTCCGCCGGCACCGTCACCACGGTCTACGTGGGTTccccggcccggccgccgccgcgtcatgTCTCTTGTCACGCCCAGCGGTCGCCGCTCGCTGCTGGCAGCATTCTCCTGAGGGTTCAGGGTTGTCATGGCCTCTGCTGCTGTTGCAGCTGACGCCGGACCTCGTGCCGCCGGAGGACCACGACGAGATC
The Panicum virgatum strain AP13 chromosome 6N, P.virgatum_v5, whole genome shotgun sequence genome window above contains:
- the LOC120677977 gene encoding xyloglucan endotransglucosylase/hydrolase protein 19-like, whose product is MEMARLFSMSDLGPLHYYLGIKVAMALPSSSSSCMHRILVLALLAMAMAPAKEATAYLYDDLKLSWGSGCSYFYMDGGDVDALALCLHRSSGSGFSSNASYLYARYDMDIKLVANDSAGTVATFYLLPDDVPWEYHDEVDMEFLGNATGEPYTLHTNVYVNGAGGREQQFQLWFDPTEDFHTYSIEWNPKYIIFLVDDTPIRAYRNDRARGVPFPTWQRMRAEGSLWDAEEWATQGGRVKTDWAQAPFYAYYRNFRVTPCVPSPGVAWCGDEPPESAWFDQRLDAAALQRVQAANMIYDYCVDQKRFKDTGFPVECSTA